The following are encoded together in the Spiroplasma apis B31 genome:
- the mraZ gene encoding division/cell wall cluster transcriptional repressor MraZ has product MLLGTFEHNLDDKLRLTIPSKLRNKLGDLIFVSKGIENCLEVRTPENFKKLLSDLGQKSSFNSSTRKIERLILSNSDEISIDNAGRIKIPTNLLDKVNISKQVYILGLGDRVEIWDKFVYEKMIEETDELEIYEAAEQLGGAK; this is encoded by the coding sequence ATGCTTCTAGGTACTTTTGAGCATAATCTTGATGATAAGTTGAGGTTAACAATACCATCAAAACTTAGAAATAAGTTAGGTGACTTAATATTTGTGTCAAAAGGCATAGAGAATTGTCTAGAAGTGAGAACCCCAGAGAATTTTAAAAAGCTACTTTCTGATTTAGGGCAAAAAAGTAGTTTTAATTCTTCAACTCGTAAAATAGAACGTTTAATTTTATCTAATTCAGATGAAATTAGCATCGACAATGCAGGAAGAATAAAAATCCCAACAAATTTATTGGATAAAGTTAATATCTCAAAACAAGTTTATATCTTAGGGCTAGGAGATAGAGTTGAAATTTGAGATAAGTTTGTATATGAAAAAATGATTGAGGAAACTGATGAACTAGAGATATATGAAGCAGCAGAACAATTGGGCGGAGCAAAATAA
- the rsmH gene encoding 16S rRNA (cytosine(1402)-N(4))-methyltransferase RsmH yields MQKHTSVLLKESLELLNIKEDGIYVDCTLGRAGHSAEILKKIKKGHLFAIDQDIEAIKESESVLKEIANNFTIMQGNFENIKVLLALEGVEKVDGILFDLGVSSPQFDVGDRGFSYRFDAELDMRMDKINNQLTAKFVINNYSERELADVFFKYGEESFSFQIARNIIKYREKKPLETTFELVDVIKKSLPQKVLKKKKHPAKKVFQALRIFVNNELEVLKKSLSHSLELLNKNGRLVVITFHSLEEKIIKDIFKANTVHSSDKFIAKLPIQVDLKNKDFELVIKKPIVPSDVELENNRRSRSAKLWSIKKVS; encoded by the coding sequence ATGCAAAAACATACATCTGTATTATTAAAAGAATCATTAGAATTATTAAATATCAAAGAAGATGGTATTTATGTCGATTGCACATTAGGGCGTGCAGGACATAGTGCTGAAATATTAAAAAAAATAAAAAAAGGTCATTTATTTGCGATTGATCAAGATATTGAAGCTATCAAGGAAAGTGAAAGTGTACTAAAAGAAATTGCAAATAATTTCACCATTATGCAAGGAAATTTTGAAAATATAAAAGTTTTACTTGCATTAGAAGGTGTCGAAAAAGTTGACGGTATTTTATTTGATTTAGGTGTCTCATCACCACAGTTTGATGTTGGTGATAGAGGATTTAGTTATCGATTTGATGCTGAATTAGATATGAGAATGGATAAAATAAATAATCAACTTACTGCTAAATTTGTCATAAATAATTATTCTGAAAGAGAACTTGCAGATGTTTTTTTTAAATACGGTGAAGAAAGTTTTTCATTTCAAATAGCAAGAAACATAATTAAATACCGTGAGAAAAAACCACTAGAGACAACATTCGAACTTGTTGATGTCATTAAAAAATCTTTACCTCAAAAAGTTTTGAAAAAGAAAAAACATCCAGCAAAGAAGGTTTTTCAAGCATTAAGAATATTTGTTAACAATGAACTTGAAGTTTTAAAAAAATCTTTAAGCCACTCACTAGAATTACTAAATAAAAATGGAAGATTAGTAGTTATTACCTTTCATTCCTTAGAGGAAAAAATTATTAAAGATATTTTTAAAGCAAATACCGTGCATTCAAGTGATAAGTTTATTGCTAAATTACCAATACAAGTTGATCTGAAGAATAAAGATTTTGAGTTAGTTATTAAAAAACCAATTGTTCCAAGTGATGTGGAATTAGAAAATAATAGAAGGTCGCGAAGTGCTAAGTTGTGGTCTATAAAGAAAGTGAGTTAA
- a CDS encoding fructose PTS transporter subunit IIB, with amino-acid sequence MNEKIINTEYIFLNIDIKSKEELFSHISNNAYKWEIVKSIPELIESFKERETLSSTALGGGFAIPHARNPKIAKPAVFVYRFTKPIVWDDENEVEVAIVLLVPEGTGTYLDILSGIATKLMSEKNKDFLKNCQNKTEITSFLISEETKSPTKETQNEKSIRVVGVTACATGVVHTYMAREAILDASAKMDWFAEVETQGQKGPEFILSSESIKKADVVILANDIAINTDRFVGKKIYKVGTKPLIEDPVFHLRQSLIKSKEMKVDSNNEGTGFDLKDGKAWIRHIMSGISFMIPFIVFAGIVFAIVTGIGKLTYGTWLDYSGKLNGNSNTYVQSGVSLHNLDVKGGATWEAIRGDDGSYTATITINSAFISILYYLNQFANIGFGVMIPVMGAYIANSIGGRSAITPAFILTSAGTNPSMWWHWGIFHSNITSPMTGDEVSMDTLFPSNGGGIFAALLFGFLVGHTVKWINTKWKVSNYLKPIMPIIIIPVFVTLIYGIFTLFLFGNIFGLLMGYFNYGLQKMENSKMGMAALGLVLGLIAGIDMGGPINKIASFGATALIPTDGGKAMGCAAAAFAIAPLGAGICSQIFRKKFKQDQALGVNATILGFMGISEGAIPFAAKYTWAAFLPNIICSGVAGMLAGMFHVSGWVGAWGGPIIALFGGVTTWEMSYIGVLWYLLAIVIATTMHVFMFRFLVEIQSDKGQIGSVKKAHIELMEKMNKEFINEKNLFKSKIMDINKEKNSISKLKKNKKIAYLAKNEKYNYSLEKINIHFKELLHKHKAFKNKEKSIYKKHIISERIALKANNTDIKNYKMQQKKLMKQLVTEQQAKLRSLTNVLDQNIKKTKAEKLKTVIQNAKEKYKLEVENYISTFREPSLFNYNQEIMTIS; translated from the coding sequence ATGAATGAAAAAATTATCAATACGGAATACATTTTTTTAAATATCGATATCAAAAGTAAAGAAGAACTATTTTCACACATATCTAATAATGCTTATAAATGAGAAATCGTAAAAAGTATACCAGAATTGATAGAAAGTTTTAAAGAACGAGAGACTTTATCATCAACAGCACTTGGCGGTGGCTTTGCTATACCACACGCGAGAAACCCCAAAATTGCTAAACCTGCTGTGTTCGTATATAGGTTTACCAAGCCCATTGTTTGAGATGACGAAAACGAAGTTGAAGTTGCAATAGTTTTGTTGGTGCCAGAAGGCACCGGTACTTACTTAGATATATTAAGTGGTATAGCAACAAAATTAATGAGCGAGAAAAATAAAGATTTTTTGAAAAATTGTCAAAATAAAACGGAAATAACATCGTTTCTTATTAGTGAAGAAACTAAAAGTCCGACAAAAGAAACTCAAAATGAGAAATCTATCAGAGTAGTGGGTGTAACAGCATGTGCTACGGGTGTGGTTCACACTTATATGGCTAGAGAAGCAATATTAGATGCTTCAGCCAAAATGGATTGATTTGCTGAAGTGGAAACTCAAGGACAAAAAGGTCCAGAATTTATATTATCGTCAGAGTCTATCAAAAAGGCCGATGTAGTAATTTTGGCAAATGATATAGCAATCAATACTGACAGATTTGTTGGTAAAAAAATATATAAAGTTGGTACAAAACCCTTAATAGAGGATCCTGTTTTCCATTTGCGACAATCTCTGATAAAAAGCAAAGAAATGAAGGTTGATAGTAATAATGAAGGAACAGGTTTTGATCTTAAAGATGGGAAAGCTTGAATAAGACATATAATGAGTGGTATATCATTTATGATACCCTTTATTGTTTTTGCTGGGATTGTTTTTGCTATAGTAACAGGAATCGGTAAACTAACTTATGGAACCTGGCTAGACTATAGTGGAAAACTTAATGGAAATTCAAATACTTACGTCCAAAGCGGTGTCTCACTACATAACCTAGATGTAAAAGGGGGAGCAACCTGAGAAGCAATTAGAGGTGATGATGGTAGTTATACTGCGACTATCACGATAAATAGTGCTTTTATATCAATACTTTATTACTTAAATCAGTTCGCTAACATAGGTTTTGGTGTGATGATTCCGGTGATGGGAGCTTATATTGCTAACTCAATTGGGGGAAGAAGTGCTATTACTCCGGCCTTCATTTTGACTAGTGCAGGAACCAACCCTTCGATGTGATGACATTGAGGTATTTTCCACAGTAACATAACTTCACCAATGACAGGAGACGAAGTTTCTATGGACACTTTGTTCCCAAGTAATGGTGGTGGTATATTCGCTGCTCTTTTATTTGGTTTTTTAGTTGGTCACACTGTTAAGTGAATCAACACTAAATGAAAGGTAAGTAACTATTTAAAACCAATTATGCCAATCATCATAATTCCAGTATTCGTAACCTTAATTTACGGAATATTTACTTTATTCTTATTTGGTAATATATTCGGGTTATTAATGGGATATTTCAATTACGGTTTACAAAAAATGGAAAACTCTAAAATGGGTATGGCTGCGCTTGGACTTGTTTTAGGATTGATTGCCGGTATTGATATGGGTGGACCAATCAATAAAATTGCTTCATTTGGTGCAACCGCATTGATTCCAACAGATGGTGGTAAGGCAATGGGTTGTGCTGCAGCTGCCTTCGCAATTGCTCCACTTGGTGCAGGAATATGTTCACAAATATTTAGAAAAAAATTTAAACAAGACCAAGCATTAGGTGTAAATGCAACAATACTTGGGTTTATGGGTATTTCTGAAGGTGCCATTCCTTTTGCTGCTAAATATACTTGAGCTGCCTTCTTACCAAACATCATTTGTTCTGGGGTCGCTGGTATGCTAGCTGGAATGTTCCATGTATCTGGTTGAGTCGGTGCGTGAGGTGGTCCTATTATTGCTTTATTTGGTGGTGTCACTACGTGGGAGATGAGCTACATAGGTGTATTATGGTATTTATTAGCGATTGTTATCGCTACAACCATGCACGTATTTATGTTCAGATTTTTAGTAGAAATCCAATCCGATAAAGGGCAAATAGGTTCTGTTAAAAAAGCACATATAGAACTAATGGAGAAAATGAATAAGGAATTTATAAATGAGAAAAACTTGTTTAAAAGCAAAATTATGGATATAAATAAAGAAAAAAATAGTATATCAAAACTTAAAAAAAATAAGAAAATTGCTTATCTTGCAAAAAATGAAAAATATAATTACTCATTAGAGAAAATAAATATTCATTTTAAAGAACTTCTACATAAACATAAAGCATTTAAAAATAAAGAAAAAAGCATTTATAAAAAACATATAATTAGCGAAAGAATAGCTTTAAAAGCAAACAATACTGATATCAAAAACTATAAAATGCAACAAAAAAAATTGATGAAACAACTTGTAACTGAACAACAAGCAAAACTAAGATCTCTTACTAATGTTTTAGATCAAAACATCAAAAAAACTAAAGCAGAAAAACTCAAAACAGTAATACAAAATGCAAAAGAGAAATATAAACTAGAAGTAGAGAATTATATTTCTACATTTAGAGAACCTTCTCTATTCAACTACAACCAAGAAATAATGACTATTTCATAA